From the genome of Marixanthomonas ophiurae, one region includes:
- a CDS encoding M23 family metallopeptidase, translated as MAKKEKRTKKIKKKLLHKYRLVVLNEDTFEERFSFKLNRLNVFVFSVISALLLITGTTILIAFTPLREYIPGYSSTKLKQRATRLTYKTDSIQRELDINNQYLASIRKVLTGDVKTVHFNKDSILNAASVDASEVDLSASKEDLLLREKVSQEDKYNPLLSDSGINYVLFAPVKGTISQAYNPAEKHYAVDVVTVKNAPVKAIADGTVIFAEWTAETGYVMIIKHRNDLLSAYKHNASLTKEQGELVKAGEVISTVGSTGELTTGPHLHFELWRDGYPINPTNFIDFE; from the coding sequence ATGGCTAAAAAAGAAAAAAGAACAAAAAAGATAAAAAAGAAGCTGCTGCACAAATACCGGTTGGTTGTGCTTAATGAGGATACATTTGAAGAACGCTTCTCTTTTAAGTTAAACCGGTTAAATGTTTTTGTATTTAGTGTTATTTCAGCCTTACTTTTAATTACCGGAACTACTATATTGATTGCTTTTACCCCGCTTCGGGAGTACATACCAGGCTACTCATCAACCAAACTGAAGCAACGCGCCACTCGTTTAACCTATAAAACAGACTCTATACAGCGCGAACTAGATATAAATAATCAATACCTTGCCTCGATACGAAAAGTACTCACAGGCGACGTTAAAACGGTTCATTTTAATAAAGATTCTATTCTCAATGCCGCTAGTGTTGATGCTTCGGAAGTAGATCTATCCGCCTCAAAAGAAGATTTACTCTTACGTGAAAAAGTGTCACAAGAAGATAAATATAATCCGTTGTTGAGTGACTCTGGGATAAACTATGTACTGTTTGCTCCTGTTAAAGGGACAATTTCTCAAGCCTACAATCCAGCCGAAAAACACTACGCTGTTGATGTTGTTACTGTTAAAAATGCCCCAGTTAAAGCTATTGCAGACGGAACGGTGATTTTTGCCGAATGGACTGCTGAAACAGGCTATGTAATGATCATTAAACACCGTAACGATTTGCTTTCAGCTTATAAACACAATGCATCTTTGACCAAAGAACAAGGAGAATTAGTAAAAGCGGGTGAGGTTATATCTACGGTAGGCAGCACAGGAGAGCTCACTACAGGTCCGCATCTCCATTTCGAGCTATGGCGTGACGGTTATCCCATCAATCCAACAAATTTTATAGATTTTGAATAG
- the tatA gene encoding twin-arginine translocase TatA/TatE family subunit, with protein MIALFLPLAIGPWQIVLVVLVVLLLFGGRKIPELMRGLGSGIKEFKDASKDENEDTKHVEDKK; from the coding sequence ATGATTGCACTCTTTTTACCCCTTGCTATAGGCCCTTGGCAAATTGTTTTAGTAGTATTGGTCGTTTTGCTATTGTTTGGCGGACGTAAAATACCAGAATTAATGCGAGGTCTGGGTAGCGGAATTAAAGAATTTAAGGACGCTTCTAAAGACGAAAATGAAGATACCAAACACGTGGAGGACAAAAAATAA
- a CDS encoding DUF4837 family protein — translation MKTMYIAFLAVFILFSCNDSGKKDTSYRPDSVGNINNLQVVIDNDLWNGPVGEEIRTYFAAPTDGLPQDEPLFTMNQMPVSTFTDFARTNRIFLHVSLGKEDNVKIAKNEYARPQVGAIITATSEEGLIKLIEEKHDRIIEAIHASEIQERQRRTKVSMMDTDSLKEQFGVSLKVPSAYRLANSSDDFYWLRKNLKSGTTNILIYQVPLNTITNDSMAVSQIIKMRDSIGGDYLPVEDEGRFITEDAYAPYLFKSEIDGHFAYETKGTWEVKGAFMGGPFLNFAVKDEKNDRYLILEGFTYAPSVEKRDLQFELESILRSAKLTN, via the coding sequence ATGAAAACAATGTACATCGCTTTTCTAGCGGTTTTTATACTATTCTCATGCAACGACTCAGGGAAAAAAGACACTTCGTATCGCCCTGATTCCGTTGGAAATATCAATAATCTACAAGTAGTTATCGACAACGATTTATGGAACGGTCCTGTAGGCGAAGAAATAAGAACTTATTTTGCCGCTCCGACCGATGGTTTACCACAAGATGAACCCTTGTTTACCATGAACCAAATGCCGGTATCAACATTTACCGATTTTGCGCGTACCAACCGCATCTTTCTTCATGTGAGTTTGGGGAAGGAGGACAACGTGAAAATTGCCAAAAATGAATATGCTAGACCACAAGTAGGAGCTATTATTACTGCTACTTCAGAGGAAGGGTTAATTAAATTAATTGAAGAAAAGCACGACCGAATAATTGAAGCAATCCACGCTTCAGAAATACAAGAGCGACAACGCCGCACTAAAGTTTCGATGATGGATACCGATTCACTTAAAGAACAGTTTGGCGTTAGTCTGAAGGTACCTTCTGCATATCGCCTTGCCAATTCAAGTGATGATTTTTATTGGTTGCGTAAAAACTTAAAATCTGGAACAACCAATATATTGATTTATCAGGTACCGCTAAACACCATTACAAACGATAGCATGGCAGTGAGCCAGATAATTAAAATGCGTGATTCTATAGGCGGTGACTACCTTCCGGTTGAAGATGAGGGCCGTTTTATTACTGAAGATGCCTATGCTCCTTATCTTTTTAAGTCTGAAATAGACGGACATTTTGCTTACGAAACTAAAGGTACTTGGGAAGTGAAAGGTGCTTTTATGGGTGGACCTTTTTTAAATTTTGCTGTAAAAGATGAAAAAAACGATCGATATTTGATCTTGGAGGGCTTTACATACGCACCGTCCGTAGAAAAAAGAGATTTACAGTTTGAGCTGGAGTCTATTTTACGGTCTGCGAAGCTTACTAACTAA
- a CDS encoding lytic transglycosylase domain-containing protein: protein MKKLLFVSSILVFGLLFSNAQDKPAIDSIQKKNLQVVDSITVQKITGDLPKTVIATQVKDTMVFSLEDMANARKVDSLWLQELFSTGRFEEMYGTVQNQTYDPLPYKEVPTEVLKQRLAELNARTPFNVEYNISLESVINGYLKNRRNSLSKLMSLSDYYFPMFEEQLDRYGLPLEMKYLAIVESALDPRAVSRVGATGLWQFMFSTGKMFGLDVNSYVDERSDPTMATEAASKYLFSLYNSLEDWDLALAAYNSGPGNVAKAIRRSGGKRNYWNIRSYLPRETAGYVPAFLATMYIFEYADELGLKSSGPQVPFIATDTIKVKKMITFDQIAEITSIPKEEIEYLNPAYKLGIIPVIKDENYVLRLPIDQIGKFVTHEEAIYAYAEKKLNEREKPLDEVNDHPDRIRYRVRKGDYLGKIAERYGVGVSQIKRWNSLRSNRLRVGQRLTIHPRKPVGGSSKTTASTNNVKLYTVKNGDSLWSISQKFPGVTVEKIKNWNDISGTNLKPGMKLKIQKG, encoded by the coding sequence ATGAAAAAACTCCTTTTTGTTTCAAGTATATTAGTATTCGGATTATTATTTTCGAATGCTCAAGATAAACCTGCTATTGACTCTATTCAGAAAAAAAATCTTCAAGTTGTAGATTCTATAACCGTACAGAAAATAACTGGAGATTTACCCAAAACTGTCATTGCCACTCAAGTAAAAGATACGATGGTTTTTTCATTGGAAGATATGGCAAATGCCAGAAAAGTAGATAGTCTTTGGTTGCAGGAGTTATTTTCTACTGGCCGTTTTGAAGAAATGTACGGTACGGTCCAAAACCAGACCTATGATCCGCTTCCATATAAAGAGGTTCCCACAGAAGTTTTAAAACAGCGATTAGCCGAATTGAATGCCCGTACCCCTTTTAATGTAGAATATAATATTTCCTTAGAAAGTGTGATTAACGGTTATTTAAAAAACCGCCGAAACAGCTTATCCAAATTAATGTCCTTAAGCGATTATTACTTTCCTATGTTTGAGGAACAGTTGGACCGGTACGGTTTACCGCTGGAAATGAAGTATCTTGCTATTGTAGAGTCTGCTTTAGACCCTCGCGCGGTTTCCCGTGTGGGAGCAACAGGTCTTTGGCAGTTTATGTTTAGTACGGGTAAAATGTTTGGGTTAGACGTAAACTCCTATGTTGATGAGCGTTCAGATCCGACTATGGCTACGGAAGCAGCTAGCAAGTATCTTTTCAGTTTGTACAACAGTTTAGAAGATTGGGATCTTGCGTTGGCGGCTTATAATTCAGGTCCTGGAAATGTAGCAAAAGCTATTCGTCGTTCTGGAGGTAAAAGAAATTACTGGAACATCCGCTCTTATCTTCCACGTGAAACAGCAGGTTATGTGCCAGCTTTTTTGGCAACGATGTATATTTTTGAATATGCCGATGAGCTTGGTTTAAAAAGTTCCGGACCTCAGGTTCCCTTCATTGCTACTGATACCATCAAGGTAAAGAAAATGATCACCTTTGATCAAATTGCTGAAATTACATCAATTCCAAAGGAAGAAATAGAATATTTAAATCCTGCGTATAAGCTAGGTATAATCCCTGTTATTAAAGATGAAAACTATGTACTTCGTCTTCCAATTGATCAAATAGGAAAGTTTGTAACTCATGAAGAGGCAATTTATGCGTACGCTGAAAAAAAATTAAACGAACGTGAAAAACCTTTAGACGAAGTAAATGATCACCCTGATCGCATTCGATATCGCGTGCGAAAAGGGGATTATCTAGGTAAAATTGCAGAACGATACGGTGTTGGTGTAAGTCAAATAAAACGATGGAACAGCCTTAGAAGCAACAGATTGCGAGTGGGACAACGGTTAACAATACACCCGAGAAAACCAGTTGGTGGATCTTCAAAAACAACCGCTTCAACTAATAACGTAAAATTATACACAGTTAAAAACGGAGATTCATTATGGAGCATATCTCAAAAATTTCCTGGAGTTACCGTTGAAAAAATTAAAAATTGGAACGATATTAGTGGTACTAACTTAAAGCCAGGGATGAAATTAAAAATTCAAAAAGGCTAA
- a CDS encoding phosphoglycerate kinase, which yields MRTAKDVNFKGKRVLIRVDFNVPLNDDHEVTDTTRIEAAKPTIINVLEDEGSCILMSHLGRPKNKEAEFSLRHVVEAATNVLGVTVKFVEDCIGETVEQAVANLKSGEILLLENLRYYDEEKQGDRAFAEKLAKLGDYYVNDAFGTAHRAHASTAVIAEFFPENKCFGLLLASEIEHVNKVLTDGKPPVTAIIGGAKVSSKITVIENILDKIDHLIIGGGMAFTFVKAQGGKVGASLVEEDKQELALEILKKSKDKGVAIHLPSDAIIADSFSEMATTDVSDIDTIPEGWMGLDVGPKTNELFASVIAESKTILWNGPAGVFEMEPFAKGTISLGNAIAEATRNGAFSLVGGGDSVAAVKKFNFSDKVSYVSTGGGAMLEMLEGKTLPGIKAIRE from the coding sequence ATGAGAACAGCAAAAGATGTAAACTTTAAAGGAAAAAGAGTATTGATTCGTGTGGATTTCAATGTCCCGTTAAACGATGATCATGAAGTAACTGATACTACCCGGATTGAAGCTGCTAAGCCTACCATAATCAATGTTCTGGAAGATGAAGGAAGTTGTATTTTAATGTCGCATTTAGGTCGCCCCAAAAATAAAGAAGCGGAGTTTTCATTACGCCACGTGGTAGAAGCTGCTACAAATGTTCTAGGAGTGACCGTAAAATTTGTGGAAGATTGCATTGGAGAAACGGTAGAACAAGCTGTTGCAAATTTAAAATCCGGTGAAATTTTATTGCTTGAAAATCTTCGATATTACGATGAAGAAAAGCAAGGCGATCGTGCTTTTGCTGAAAAATTAGCCAAATTAGGTGACTATTACGTGAACGATGCCTTTGGAACTGCACATCGAGCACATGCCTCAACTGCTGTAATAGCTGAGTTTTTTCCAGAAAATAAATGTTTTGGTTTACTGTTAGCTTCAGAAATTGAACATGTAAATAAGGTGTTGACCGATGGGAAACCTCCCGTAACTGCCATTATTGGTGGTGCTAAGGTTTCTTCAAAAATTACTGTAATTGAGAACATATTAGATAAAATTGATCATCTAATTATAGGTGGTGGGATGGCTTTTACCTTTGTAAAAGCCCAAGGCGGAAAGGTTGGTGCTTCCTTGGTTGAAGAAGACAAACAAGAATTAGCACTTGAAATTCTTAAAAAATCAAAAGATAAAGGTGTGGCCATTCATTTACCGTCCGATGCTATAATTGCTGATAGTTTTTCTGAAATGGCAACTACCGATGTAAGCGATATCGATACAATCCCTGAAGGCTGGATGGGCTTAGATGTCGGTCCAAAAACGAATGAATTATTTGCCTCTGTTATTGCAGAATCTAAAACGATACTTTGGAACGGTCCTGCCGGTGTTTTTGAAATGGAACCGTTTGCAAAAGGAACCATTAGCCTAGGTAACGCAATTGCCGAAGCTACCAGAAATGGTGCTTTTTCACTTGTGGGCGGAGGTGATTCGGTAGCTGCAGTAAAAAAGTTTAATTTCTCTGATAAGGTAAGCTATGTATCTACCGGAGGTGGTGCTATGCTTGAAATGCTAGAAGGAAAAACCCTTCCAGGAATTAAAGCAATTAGAGAATAA
- a CDS encoding DNA polymerase III subunit, which translates to MDFSEIIGQKHLQSHLLTTIEHGRIPHAQLFIGKAGTGVLPAAIAYAGAILCTNYEKDSTAYKKCSQQVSRLAHPDLHFVYPVNTNDKVKKHPVSDNFSEEWREFMKENPYGSLFQWLQKLGIEKKQGTIKVDEAADIMKKLSLKAYEGGHKVMIIWMAEKMNTQCANKILKLIEEPPEKTVLLLLCEDEQQIMGTIQSRCQKLNFPLLSEEDIATFLTNTKGLDQNIALKLAHRANGDVNRALQLSEEGGDDSDFERLFIQWVRTAFQAKGNKKAINDLLSWSEKIASLGRETQKKFLVYCIEVFRQALLKNYKADDLLFFEAEDPKFSLEKFAPFVHQNNIFDITQALEDATYHIERNGNAKIIFTDLSISLTRLIHKKELV; encoded by the coding sequence ATGGATTTTTCAGAAATAATTGGTCAAAAGCACTTGCAATCTCACTTACTAACCACGATTGAACACGGGCGTATTCCACACGCTCAGCTCTTTATTGGCAAGGCGGGAACAGGTGTTTTACCCGCTGCCATTGCGTATGCTGGTGCTATTTTATGCACTAATTATGAAAAAGATTCTACTGCTTATAAAAAATGTTCTCAACAGGTGTCAAGGTTGGCACATCCCGATCTGCACTTTGTATATCCCGTTAACACGAACGATAAGGTGAAAAAACATCCAGTTTCCGATAATTTTAGTGAAGAATGGCGGGAGTTTATGAAGGAAAATCCGTATGGATCGCTTTTTCAATGGCTTCAAAAATTAGGAATTGAAAAAAAGCAGGGTACTATTAAGGTTGACGAAGCAGCAGATATTATGAAAAAACTGTCCTTAAAAGCATATGAAGGCGGCCATAAAGTGATGATTATTTGGATGGCCGAAAAAATGAACACCCAATGTGCCAATAAAATTTTAAAATTAATAGAAGAGCCACCCGAAAAAACCGTGTTGTTGTTGCTTTGTGAAGATGAACAACAAATTATGGGAACCATACAGTCCCGGTGTCAAAAGCTTAACTTTCCATTGTTATCTGAAGAAGATATTGCTACTTTTTTAACTAATACAAAAGGACTTGACCAAAACATTGCATTGAAATTAGCGCATCGTGCCAATGGCGATGTAAACAGAGCCTTACAGCTTTCCGAAGAAGGGGGTGATGATTCAGATTTTGAACGATTATTTATTCAATGGGTACGCACAGCATTTCAAGCTAAAGGAAATAAAAAGGCTATTAACGACTTGTTAAGTTGGAGTGAAAAAATAGCCAGTTTGGGACGTGAAACACAGAAAAAATTTTTGGTTTATTGTATTGAAGTTTTTAGGCAAGCTTTACTGAAAAACTACAAAGCTGACGATTTATTATTTTTTGAAGCGGAAGATCCTAAATTCTCCCTTGAAAAATTTGCGCCTTTTGTACATCAAAACAATATTTTTGACATTACCCAAGCACTGGAAGATGCAACCTACCATATTGAGCGAAATGGAAATGCCAAAATTATCTTTACAGATTTATCCATCTCTCTAACACGACTTATCCATAAAAAAGAGCTTGTATAA
- a CDS encoding class I SAM-dependent methyltransferase, with the protein MKNTQNPTYITTKDFFVSGESFQLVYDPEFKMLVTTPQPAAENLPDYYESDAYISHTDSEKGLLPFLYQKVKQRALKKKVHLITQLNKGTGSVLDIGAGTGEFLKVASEKGWEIYGAEPNEKARLISEKKGIDLIEIFNDYSNQKFDVITLWHVLEHLPNLHESIKEIENLLKPGGTLLIAVPNYKSFDAKFYKDFWAAYDVPRHLWHFSKESMVELFSETTTVQKIKPMIFDSFYVSLLSEKYKTGNSFSLRAVWIGFWSNVRAWSSKEYSSHIYCFKKSSKVN; encoded by the coding sequence TTGAAAAACACACAAAATCCAACTTATATAACCACAAAAGATTTTTTTGTTTCGGGGGAATCTTTCCAATTGGTATATGATCCAGAATTTAAAATGTTGGTTACAACACCACAACCTGCTGCAGAAAATCTTCCTGATTATTATGAGAGTGATGCCTACATTTCGCATACCGATTCTGAAAAAGGATTACTTCCTTTTTTATATCAAAAAGTAAAACAAAGAGCCTTAAAAAAGAAAGTACATCTTATCACACAATTAAATAAGGGGACAGGTTCTGTTTTGGATATTGGAGCTGGAACAGGAGAGTTTTTAAAAGTAGCTTCAGAAAAAGGTTGGGAGATTTATGGAGCTGAACCAAATGAAAAAGCTAGATTAATTTCAGAGAAAAAAGGAATTGATTTGATAGAAATTTTTAATGATTACTCAAATCAAAAATTTGACGTAATCACCCTTTGGCACGTTCTGGAACATCTGCCTAATTTGCATGAATCTATTAAAGAAATTGAGAATTTATTAAAACCAGGAGGGACCCTTTTAATTGCTGTGCCAAATTATAAATCGTTCGACGCAAAATTTTACAAAGATTTTTGGGCTGCTTATGATGTGCCTAGACATCTTTGGCATTTTTCAAAAGAAAGCATGGTTGAACTTTTTTCTGAAACCACAACAGTACAAAAAATAAAGCCGATGATTTTCGATTCGTTTTATGTAAGCCTACTTTCAGAAAAATATAAAACTGGTAATTCTTTTTCGTTACGAGCTGTTTGGATTGGGTTTTGGTCTAATGTGCGTGCTTGGTCGTCAAAAGAGTATTCTTCTCACATATATTGCTTCAAAAAGAGCTCAAAAGTTAATTAG
- the mnmG gene encoding tRNA uridine-5-carboxymethylaminomethyl(34) synthesis enzyme MnmG gives MFEKEYDVIVVGAGHAGSEAAAAAANLGSKTLLITMNLQNIAQMSCNPAMGGIAKGQIVREIDALGGYSGIVSDKSAIQFKMLNKSKGPAMWSPRVQSDRMLFAETWRFMLEQTPNLDFYQEMVSGILVEGGKVVGVKTSLGLEVKAKSIVLTNGTFLNGLIHIGEKQFGGGRAGERAATGITKDLIDLGFESGRMKTGTPPRVDGRSLDFSKMSVQPGDATPEKFSYSDKTKPLTKQRDCYMSHTSLLVHDILREGFDRSPMFNGSIDSVGPRYCPSIEDKINRFADKDRHQMFVEPEGWNTVEYYVNGFSTSLPEDIQFKALRECDGFQNVKFFRPGYAIEYDYFPPTQLKHTMETKLVSGLFFAGQINGTTGYEEAACQGMMAGINAHLTTYEKEPFILKRNEAYIGVLIDDLITKGTEEPYRMFTSRAEYRTLLRQDNADFRLTPKSFEIGLASEKRLRRMEEKKDQSEKFVQFFKETSVSDTVANPILKEKNSAEVKQSDKMVKMFSRPEIDMNDMRKIDNVEEYIKENNLDYEVLDQAEIQIKYAGYIEKEKNNADKLNRLEGIKIPENFDYTKLKSLSYEAMEKLKAIKPATVSQASRISGVSPNDVSVMLVYMGR, from the coding sequence ATGTTTGAAAAGGAATATGATGTTATAGTAGTTGGTGCTGGTCACGCGGGTTCTGAAGCTGCTGCTGCTGCTGCTAATTTGGGGTCAAAAACATTGTTGATTACGATGAATTTGCAAAACATTGCACAGATGTCTTGCAACCCCGCTATGGGTGGAATTGCTAAAGGGCAAATTGTTCGAGAGATAGATGCGCTTGGTGGCTATAGCGGAATAGTTTCAGATAAGTCTGCAATCCAATTTAAGATGTTGAATAAATCTAAAGGGCCTGCCATGTGGAGCCCAAGAGTTCAAAGTGATAGAATGCTATTTGCTGAAACTTGGCGATTCATGTTAGAGCAAACTCCAAACCTAGATTTTTATCAAGAAATGGTTTCGGGTATTTTAGTTGAGGGAGGTAAAGTAGTAGGCGTAAAAACTTCCTTAGGATTAGAAGTAAAAGCTAAATCAATTGTATTAACAAACGGAACTTTCTTAAACGGACTAATCCATATTGGAGAAAAACAATTTGGAGGTGGTAGAGCAGGAGAAAGAGCTGCTACCGGAATCACAAAAGATCTTATCGATTTAGGTTTTGAATCGGGTAGAATGAAAACTGGAACCCCGCCAAGAGTTGATGGACGTTCGTTGGATTTTTCTAAAATGTCAGTTCAACCAGGAGATGCTACTCCTGAGAAATTTTCATATTCAGACAAAACTAAGCCTTTGACTAAACAACGCGATTGTTATATGTCCCACACTAGTTTATTGGTGCATGATATTCTACGGGAAGGTTTTGATCGTTCACCGATGTTTAACGGTTCAATTGATAGTGTTGGGCCTCGATACTGTCCTTCTATCGAAGATAAAATAAATCGCTTTGCCGATAAAGATCGGCACCAAATGTTTGTAGAACCGGAAGGGTGGAATACGGTTGAGTATTATGTAAACGGTTTTTCAACTTCCTTGCCAGAGGATATTCAATTTAAAGCGTTACGGGAGTGTGATGGTTTTCAAAATGTGAAATTTTTCCGTCCGGGTTATGCAATCGAGTATGATTATTTTCCACCTACGCAATTAAAACATACGATGGAAACCAAGTTGGTTTCAGGATTGTTTTTCGCGGGACAAATTAATGGAACTACGGGCTACGAAGAAGCAGCTTGTCAAGGAATGATGGCTGGTATAAATGCACACTTAACAACCTACGAGAAAGAGCCGTTTATTTTAAAACGTAACGAAGCATATATAGGTGTTTTAATAGATGATCTTATTACAAAAGGCACAGAGGAACCTTATAGAATGTTTACTTCTCGGGCTGAATACAGAACGCTACTTAGACAAGATAATGCCGATTTTAGATTGACACCAAAGTCTTTTGAAATAGGTTTAGCTTCTGAAAAGCGTCTTCGAAGAATGGAGGAGAAAAAAGATCAATCTGAAAAGTTTGTTCAATTCTTTAAAGAAACGAGTGTAAGTGATACTGTTGCGAATCCTATTTTAAAAGAAAAGAATTCTGCCGAAGTAAAGCAAAGTGACAAGATGGTTAAGATGTTTTCAAGACCAGAAATCGACATGAACGATATGCGTAAAATCGATAATGTTGAAGAATATATTAAAGAGAATAATCTTGATTATGAAGTGTTGGATCAGGCCGAGATTCAAATTAAATACGCTGGATATATAGAAAAAGAAAAGAACAATGCCGATAAACTGAATAGGCTAGAGGGGATTAAAATTCCAGAAAATTTCGATTACACAAAGTTGAAATCATTATCCTACGAAGCAATGGAAAAACTGAAAGCTATTAAACCAGCTACGGTTTCTCAAGCTTCAAGAATTAGTGGTGTGTCACCAAATGATGTTTCTGTAATGCTTGTATATATGGGGCGATAG
- the ybeY gene encoding rRNA maturation RNase YbeY: protein MIEFYSETDFELENSQEISDWISLIISTEKYKEGELVYVFCDDAYLHKLNVQFLDHDTLTDIISFDNSLGKQIHGEIYISVERVKENSKTYSVSFQDELHRVIIHGILHYCGYKDKTEEEAALMRTKENEALEKRSFL from the coding sequence ATGATTGAATTTTATTCTGAAACTGATTTTGAGTTAGAGAACAGTCAAGAAATTTCAGACTGGATTTCATTAATAATTTCTACTGAAAAATATAAAGAAGGGGAGCTAGTTTACGTGTTTTGCGATGATGCCTATTTGCATAAATTGAATGTTCAGTTTTTAGATCACGATACGTTGACCGATATTATCAGCTTTGATAATTCATTAGGAAAGCAAATTCACGGCGAAATTTATATCTCTGTAGAACGTGTAAAGGAAAATTCAAAAACATATTCGGTGTCATTTCAAGATGAATTGCACCGCGTTATAATACACGGAATCCTGCACTATTGTGGCTATAAGGACAAAACGGAAGAGGAAGCCGCCCTTATGCGTACCAAAGAAAATGAAGCTTTAGAAAAGCGTTCTTTTCTGTAG